Within Coffea arabica cultivar ET-39 chromosome 4e, Coffea Arabica ET-39 HiFi, whole genome shotgun sequence, the genomic segment ATCAGCAGcttaaaaacaaataaacacttGTTGTACATGAAAAAAACCAGCTGAAAAAGAATCACCAGGACTGTGCTTCCTTCCTTTGTTCCATGGGGTATTCCCTTTGTTAGCTTTCGAAATCCTCATCCTTCTCAACTTTTCTCTGTCATTAGGTTCAGTTGAGTGGTCACTTGAGGATTGCTGCTCAATCCCATGAGGTACAGCGGAACTTCCTGAATCAACATCAACCCTCAAACTAAATTCATCTTTTCTCTTGGCCAATCTTGTTGGTTCAAGAGTAGCAACTGCCTTAATCACAAGTCGACCCCTACACACATGAAGCCTCCCCAGGTTATAGTTGATAGCTTTTTCAGGGACACAGACAAATTTCCATGGAAAAGCCAATAATCCCTTCTGATTTCTGTATACAAATTCATGGTGTAGAATATTTTGAGACCTAAATATATATGGAGTATTCCCAAGACAAGACCGTGCAGTAGCAATATCTGcataaaaaatgaagaaattgtaTGAGTTGACGAGTTACAGTCAAAAGGAGTTCGAAGCCCACGAAGCAAAAGAAACTCCAATACCAAACAAAAGTGAAATTACAGGAACAATCTTTTGACCACAAACACGAAACCCTGTAAGTAAATCGCACATTTCCAATTTGAGTAGCTAATGAAGGAAACTGGGAGACCACTAAAGCTAACGAAGCTCGAGGAAGTTAACACCCATATAAAATGAGCTGAAATCATTTGGTGAAAAACACGAAAgccagaaaaataaataagaaatgcGAAAACCAAAACGGAGCAAGAAATGTTTTTGAGTACCTAATAAAGGCATGGGGAGGTCATCCAGGAAACGGGCACGATTTTCAGATAGCGCGGTAGGGTAAGGTGGCGTCTCGGGGAAATTCCATACACTTAGTCCGGAGGTTAGAATTGGCGGTTGGATATGGTAAAAGCGGCGGGGACAGCGGAAGCAGAGAGTGAAGCAGCGAGGAGTGGAGCTGCCTGTGCCTGGAGAGCCACACAGCTGCTTCGTCTAGATGTCGCGGAACCTTGCACATGATAATATGGGTTGGCTTTTCATTTCTCGATATTTTTCTGGACttggcaaaaaataaaaaacttttacttgtgtatttgtaCAATTTTTTCATAGTCTGatacttctttttttctcttgggGTGGAATGGAAATTCGCCAAAATAAAGAGAACTCGATTAATGTCTTTCGTGCAAATTTTTGAAGTCCCCCTacaggaaaagagaaaaggaaagaaataattATATGAGTATTCTAAGTAAAAGAGGTGTTAACCTGGGTTGAAAGTAAGAATGTTTTcttattattaattattttaccACTTTTCAAGATATAAAAtgcatttaagaaaaaaaaaaaaagatagactATTTGAAAATGTGTCTAAAGTAAACAATACCTACTAAAAAACCACTACTTTCGTATATAATAATGCATATCCATACTAATACTAGCTTTTATTGTGAGGTCTAGATAAAAGCAacttaattaataataattgttagtatgtatatatatatatatatatatatatatatatatattgggtTAGATGAATATTATGTGGGTTAAAAACACACGCATTACAAAAACCCTTTATCTTTTAAGTTAAATAGGAGATTTTTCCAAGCcttgacaacaaaaatgcaagaaCTAGACCTCACAATTTAAGTAATTGCCTTTatctcttccttctttttttttttttttttgtctattaTCATCATCTAACTCTAACTTATACTAAAGAGTTGACCTAATAGAGTCACGGAAACTGACGAAACTAAATCACCATCGGATTATATGAGTGTCAGAGGCACTTACATAGATTTAAGTGAAGTTATATTAAGtgataatttttagatgaaaggTAAAATTTGAACTCCCATCCCACCAAGACATATGATAGCCAACTATTCTAAAGAAAGTTGGTTGAGTAGTTTGCCTTTATCAATCAAGTAGGATTCagtgagtttgtttggacaagCCAAATTTggtttgtttaatttgttttcacaaattccaatcatttttttatctttccaatcacctttttatctcacatacatcacatcacaaaaagtgctacggtaaatatctcaaataaatcatccaaataaactcttatccaaacaaactcagtgTTATTTTATAGCTCAAAGTTGGATTGAGCGTTGGGGCCACTAATTGATGACTAAAATGACTACTTCCATTAACAGAAGCCCACGCCCATGGATTACATCCACAATTCCACATATAATTATTACATGCGCGGGCTGTTGTTGTACCCAGAATGCTAGGCTGTTAAAGGCTTTCAAAGAAAGTGCAGTCGTACTATGGCCCgaggaaaaatcagaaaatgggGAAAGAAAGGGTCAAAGCCAGTAAGGTTGGCCGCTGACTCGTCTTTGGCGGCGGTCTGGCATTGGTCTTGGTCTGAGGCCCGGGAACACCAATTCCAGCGGCCGCTGCCCATTTtaagattttattttttgtaaaaatacaTACAATAGCAATTTGATAAATATAAgttaaaaaggtgattgaaaaatatatttacgtaaaatataataattttttaacagaaaattacaatccaaatttTTAACATCAAggcaaaaacacaaaaaaaagtcAACAGAATCACCACGGGTTAACTCTAGAAGTAGTTAGCCaccaataaaattttaaaattctacTTATGTGCGGTGACCTGGATTCTAATATTCAgatttttctgaaaatttcacCAACGAATATGTAGGCACCCATCTAAATCGGTAGTGATTCATCGAATTTCTCTTGACCTCTTTAACCTcgttttcatttgttttattgtTTGGATGGAAAGCTTTTGAAGTTTTTTAAGAAAAGTATGTCATAACGATGTGATAATTGAGAAATGTGTTGACAATAATCATAATTACTATAAGTTATATTAGATTttcaaatttagtttttttaattattaaaaaaatcaaaatttagatACAAAACTAAATGAAATTtgtaataaaataattaattatttaaaatcaaaatctaTAATGAGTTAACACCAGCGGGATCACGAGTCAGTTAACCAATAGGACCACTGGAGCAATTCTTTTGTTCCCCCTCCTATTTTAACAGTCAAATTTTGCTCTCCAGTCCAAACCATTTCAGAATCCCTCTACAGATTCACAAAATCGTATATAACTCTTGAATCTGATCCGGGACACATCCCACAGTACTTGCTGCCAGAGTAAGCAGCATAAGATTTAAGTCCAGTTATAAGTTGATTCCTGTATCCATCAACCAAGAAAAACCATGGCCGAGAGGACTCGGATATCTACAGTAACAACTCAAAGCAGACCAAATTTCGGCGAAGAAGCAGCAGCATTGACAATCAGAAGAAAGATGAGGGCCGTTTCCTTACTTGCCGGCCTCCCAATTCTGTGCATAATGAACAATTTCCAGAATTCGCGCTCACTACCATGGCCGACTGATACAAGCTCCGCCAGTGCCACTGATTCATCCACCGCCGACGACGGTGATCCTACATCTGGACAGGGGGAACGTATAAATGATGAAGGTGATGATCCTGATCAGATGCAGTGTGTAATATGCCTATACGATGTTTCTAAGGGCAAAAAATACAGGGTCCTTGCCGAATGCAGACATGGCTTCCACGTTGACTGCATCGATGCTTGGTTGATGCAGAAGTCCAATTGCCCGCTATGCCGACGTTCGGTCGCTTACACTCCGGCCGGGAACGGGAAGCACCAGCAGCGTAGAAGTAATGAAGACGATGATCAGGAAGCGTATTATGAGATCGTAATTGCCTCCATCCTATCCTTTCTGGATCACCTCCGGACATGGTTCCTGAACCCGCTTGCATTTGACCGCTCTTGTCACGATTACCACCAAGCTCATCTTTGAATCCCAGCAATCATCTTCTCCAGTCTCACCAACACTTGCAACCTAATCCCTATATTAccattttcattctttcttgtatttgtatATCACAGATAGCTGACTTGTATTGTATATCACAGATAGCTGCTTGTTCATATTCCAAATTACTACTGTTGGTTAATTGGCAAATTCTATAGTACTGCCTAGTCTCCAGTCACTTACCAACAAATCGGTTAATCCCAAGAAAAATGGTACAGCCCAGCAGCAGTAACATTGAAGGCCTATTGGGTACATTATTCGAAAGTTGAAAAAGTTTCTGGTAACAGACTAGTAGTATCTGTGACAATTCCAGCTTATCTCATCCATAATCCATTGCGAGCCATTTATGTCACAAATGCAACCATATATATCCCCACGAACAAAAATGCAGGGGGTCTTCCTGATGTTCCACAGGAGTCGCAAAGCATTCTACAAGAGGTGAtagaaaaaattaaacaaattttcttgtttattttttccACCTGATTTGAGACTGCAGGGGCTTCTCTGGATGGGGATGGTAACTGTATCAGCAAACCAAACAATCGTAGCGACAATTACTAATTTGCAGTTGAATTTGGCAACATTCAGACACTTTTCAGTTCATGGTTCGTTTATGCCTGCGTTATAACCTACAATTAGGAGTGGGCTCCCACCAGTTACTTTCTCCGTGTCAAAGTTGGTTGACCCAATCTGCATTTTGTGGGTCAATCATTTTCTGATACTCATCCAATCCATCGGAACTCTCTTACAGTTATGGTTATGGTTAGGAAGAGCAATAGGAAGAGCAAAATCAGCATCACTTGGAATTTTTACATTTACTGAATAGGTGTAGAGCTCGGACTTCCTTGTGGGTAGCAGAAAGGCAACGAAGAGTGCGGGCCGGGAGACATGCGAACAAACCTCGTGGAATTATTGGCGGCGATGGTGGAGCCGAAAGAAAGGACTCCTGGCCCCTGGGTAGAGAGGGAGGCGAAGCGGTTGTGTAGGTAGGGTGGTCACAATTACGGagaaaaatcatcatttcaaagtactaaatCATTATTGTCACTTTTTTGAGTGAGGCATGCGGAGTTATTCTTACTTAAtcaccgaaaaaaaaaaggtatgatTAGACAAAGCACCGAAATCAAAAACAGATATACCATGAAAATAATTGGGTGTTTTGCAGTcggattttgttctttttttttttttttggctaatagattttgtatttggagtgtgtttgaattgtaatttttctttttaccttatatatatatatgaaattgttacagtaatttttctataaaaaaatcaaaaaaatgcaattcaaaagcATTTAGAAGTTACAACCATTGCGTAGTGATCCTTCTAACATATTTTAAAACACTGCAAAAGTTATTGCAACTTACGAATGCAAACCAAAAAAGGGTTCTTTAAAATCATAAACTACTTCACAGCAAATGGGACAGAAGGAGTGCtataaacttttcttttttttttttggtagtgtTCATAATTATTTGTAAGTATGTTGCGTACAAGGATTGAAAAGCTGATAACATATCATATTGCACGTTTTGATTTTAGATGAAATGCTTTTGTTTAAGGATACAAAACGCAAGAATTTGAGAAAACCAAAAAGAGAAACCAAATTTGGATTCTGACTATTCTCGCGGGTCAATCCCGACAAAGCTCTCGAACTgggaatgaaaagaaaaattaagaacTCCTCATACAAAATCCTCTCTACGAGTAGCTACAGTACAAGTTTGACTATCCTTTTGCTACTTTTTCTTTTGCGTAATCATGGAACCAACCTATAAGGAAATTTTGTCTTCATGTTCCTTATAATAACAATATAGTATATTTTCTGGCGGGGATGGGGGGAGACTACTACTTTTTACTGCTACTTTTTAACTTGTGTGAGAGCATATTTCACATCAACCGCATGTTCAACTAGTAATAAAGAATACTACTACTAGTActgtctttccttttcttttttttttaatctttgaaGAAACTATACACTAGCAGTCTAACCGTTTGATTCCTTAAAATTAACTCCTcatacaaataataataataataataataatataattaatttGTTTCGAGCtataattaaaaaagaaaaaaaaataatggggGGGAAGGAAAGAAATAGCATGTGATTGTCCCGAGTACGGGCGAATAGAGGATTTTAATGTTGGATCATGTAAATTGATTCACATGTTATTGTAGTAGTCGAAAGTTGAAAAGGCCAAAGAGAAAGTCAAGGTTTGTGCCTGAAATTCAGACCCCACCCCACAGCGGGACGCCGCTGCACCCACCAATACCATTGCCATTTCACCGGTCAAAGGAATCAGAAGcctccaagaaagaaagaaagaagagcgCTAATACTGCTTGCTGCTTCCTAAGTGCTAactacagaaaagaaaaaggaaagaaatgggTTTCAACATTTTTGAAGTCGTCTTCCCCTCATTCAAACCGCCGCCGTGAGAGGGCCATGCCATCCCAATTCCCATGTACCATATAGTATTCTTAGTAATACCAACAAATATAACGTCCGCTGACTCATCTCATCTCATATTCTCATTCTCCCTCTTCCTTCCCATTCATTACTTACTAGTATTTCTATTTCAATTTCGGTTCTGGGTCTGTCATTTTCAGTTCTTGTCTTTTAGACTCAATTCTCATCCGATTCTTCTTTAGGCAGGCTTTTCCTCACGCCTATCTTCCTTCAAATACcccatctatatatatatatatatatttttagctAATTACTGCTGATAcatctatatatttttttaaaaaaggtgCCATCAGCATACATTTTCAGCAGCATTTGTCTTTGCTCTCTTTATCTTCCTCCCCATAAACTTTCAGCACTATTGCTGCTTAAAAAGTTTGAAGCTTTACTAGCCTTCAAGTTTGAAGGGATTTTTGCTCAACGTACCTTCACAAAATCAAGCAATCCCAgggtttttttctttaaaaaaaaaaaataataataataattctgGGCTTTGCTTGGGATAACAAGCTATTGGTGGAATAATGGGAGATTCAGCAGGTGTTGGTGACAAATTAGACGACTCAGGAGTAATTGAATTAACCGGGAAGATCATGGTGGTGGCTGTTTTAGTTCTCTTTCTGGTGGTGGTCTTTGTTTTCTTCCTTCATCTCTATGCCAAATGGTTCTGGCGTCGCCGCCAAGAAGACTCTGCCAACAACAACAGCTCCACCACCACCAGGCGGCGCCGCCGCTTTGACTTTGCTCCTGGCTACCAAGAATTGACTGTTGCGACAGCCCTCCGCCGAGGTCTTGACCCTGCTGTTCTTAAAGCCATACCTGTGATTGTGTTTAATGCTACCAATGACTTCAAAGATGGCTTGGAATGCGCAGTTTGTCTTTCTGAGGTCTCTGAATCTGAAAAGATTAGGCTTTTACCCAAATGCAATCATGGGTTTCACGTTGAATGCATTGATATGTGGTTTGCTTCGCATTCTACTTGCCCTCTTTGCCGAAATCCGGTTTCCAACCAATCCTCCTTCAGCTCCAACACTAGCCCTGAATCGACAACTATGGAGTCTATACTGCAGGTTCCAAATCAAGAGGCAACAGGTGGTCTTGATGGATATTCAGCAGAGTCACTGGATTTCCCAACCAATGTTTTGTTTTGGGGTAATGAAACTCAAGTTAGCACTTTAGGTCCACCACTGGAGGAAGGCAATCAAGGTCTTCATTCTGCTCAGCCACCTTGCACATCCTCATCCTCGTCTATGATGTCAGCATCAACCGGTAGTAGACCAGATGGAACTCTGGTGATTGACATCCCACGGCATGCTAATGAGGATGAAGAACCAAAATCGCCAATACCAACGCGCTTGAGGTCGTTAAAAAGGCTTTTGAGCAGGGATAGGAGGGTGAGTCCTCGTAATGCTAGTGATGTTGACGTGGAGCAACAAGGAGGTAGACTGGAAACCTAGCAGCTCTTCCAATTATGTACAGTCTGTTGCTAATTACTAGTAATTATGCACATTGATTGGAGGAGACGTGTGATATCCAGAAAACAGTTGAAGAGTAAGGGCTCTGGTAAATGAGCAGTACTTGTCATTTCGGGCTCTtactttggatgatttattccGGAGTATGGAAGGTTGGCGCAGTATAGATTGCTGTATGTAGAGATCATGGtgatctgtttatttgttcagTGTTTGTTGATTCTTAATGCAATTGATAGTAAGACATTGATCTCTGCATTTTCCATCTGTTTCCTATTACGCATGAGGCTTGTATTCATCTCCAACAAGCTTCTGAGATTACTCGAAACAAATATCCTGTATAGTTTAGCTTTCTGTATGAGAATGGAAAGGAATCCACAGAAGAGTAAAGCAACTTTGACCTCCTTCAGTTAAATATCTGGCTTCCTTATGTGTGTTTGcgttatgtgtatatatatttatctgCCTTTCTTGTATATTTGAGCTGCTACATTTAGAATAGTATTTTAAGTGTATAGAAAATCTTATTTATAAACTCATCTAGCTTAAACTTTAACTATTCGGTTTGCATCAGCCCTGGTCCTGAAGGCTATGTGCAATTATTGGAACTGCCTTGTGGAGGATTTTTTGCTTGTTAAACCAATATGCCATCTAGTTTTGAGAGCAGACACAGAGCACCTCATTTGTTAAAAATAGCTTTAGGAACAATTCTTGGAATAATTCTTTAGCAGAAACAATTCTTGGAATAATTGCTTTCATAACATGGGAATCAGCAGGTTGTGAATTCATTCTCCAATCTATTACCCGTCGCGGGTCCTACATGAATTATGCTCCAGTATATTGTTGCTGAAGCACTGtgattttctttcttgcttCGACCCTCAAATTTCTACCCATTTcattcttccctttcttcattTCATTAACTAGAGGAGATCAATTCCTCAGTCAGATGACTTTGTTTGCGCATCTTTGCTTGCACTGTTCCCTTGACTCCTGGTTACCAGCAAGATCAGGAGGTAAAGAATATCCGGTAAGAAGCACCAGTTTCGATCACATTtgcaaatgtttttttttttttaacaaattccTTGGAGATAAGttaaatgagtgataattattTGGCATGAATACTGACGTCAACAAGACAAAAGTTCTGAACAGATATATAAAACTGAAGGATAATTTTTATCAATTAAGCTGTCAAATATGACAGTGTTCTGGATTCGTTACATCAAGAGTAGTTTCAGGCTATAATGCCAACTCTGTTGACATAAAAGGTGAAATCTGCTTcagcaaatttagtttttttgaCCTACAATATGATCCGAGTTTTATCTCGCTGAGGTCCACTAGCCCTTGAGGTGGAACATGGATTCCAAGTATCCCTCCGGCCTTGGCTACTATCTTAGCACTCCTATGTTACCAAGTAAACAGGTCCATAAGATTGAGCTTCATGAGGATTGGTTAGATGGCTTAGACACATATAAGGTATCCCATCCACCTTATCGGCTGGATTGAAAAGACTCATCAAGGGTCCGGATACTGGCTTCCTAGGCCTGGCAGGAACGAGGCCACCTGCACTACCACGTATTGGACCAGAAACAATTCCACGCCTCAGTTTGGGAGCGGCGGAACCATGTAACGGTTCCACCAGATTATCGCTTTTCTTGTCAGATTTCAACCATGAAAAGAGGGAACTTTTCCACgatttcttgttccttttctCCCCATTTGACTCCGTCTTTCGCGTTTCTTCGGTATCTGGTGGAGCAACCTTAAAGCTCCCCTCATCACATGTGCGCTTTCTTGCTTCTTCTAAGAACTGaaaaaggccaagaaattgaGCTGTTAAAATCTTGGCATCATGTCCGACGACACATACACGATACAGGCATGAAAACCATCGTGGGCCAGAAACCCAAGGAGAACAACGCGGGGCTACTCTGTAGATGACTAAGACAGAAAAATAATGACATGCCATGAAGTCGGTCCTAAATACTACAATCTAATTTTATAGTTCATACGCTTTTGAATGAGACAATTAAGATCGTTTTGTTACTACGAGGAAATAGAGGGAAAGATGTGGTTCTTCGGGATTCAAGTCAGTAAAAAGCTCAGGAAAATACCTGTGCAAAGTCTGCGTGTGGGTCAAACTCATAGCCAAAGTAGTTTCCAGCTTCATTCCTTGGGAAAACTGGAGAGGTCTTCATTCTTCTCACATGGATGCGTCTGAATGCAAGGGCGAACTTACCTATGCTGCAAAAGTTGGTAgcagagaacaaaagaaatgtaTAGTAAGAGAATAAAACAGAGCAAGATTCAGACAGCTTGCAGACAGTAAATTAAAATCCCTGTTCAgttcaacagaaacagaaacgTTTTACATGTTTGGATATCGGACCATATTCTTCTGGTAACTGGTAAGGTGATAAAATTCGGAATTCCAAAAGGGAAATTGACCAGAAGAGAAGAGTGGAATGTAATTTTCATGTTCTTGATTCTCGTATCGTATACCTTTTGCCTTCCTCATTCACAATGGCACACAAGTACTATTTACTAAAAGGACAGAGGAAACCAGCAGCAGTGACGACGACGACGGGGGTAATGGTACTCTTAACCCATTCGGTCATTTTCACTTGTAATCTGATCTCTCCCTGGCTGGCGTTCAAGCCACTCTTTTAAATAAATCGCCCCATGTGACGTGACTGTGCGAGATGGCTCCCATACAATACATTTTAGGAAATGCTTCTGAAAGCTGGCCAGCATTTTGCATTCAAGAGGAAAGTCTCCGCGTTTTGCGATGAAAAGGAAACTTTCTTACTTCCTAAGGTACAGACTAAAGACATGATGGTAGTAaaccgcaacggatcttctgtacCACACCCTGTCTCACATCCTGTCCCACTCCTTAGAATCTCGCCAAGTGTCATTTAATAAACCAACCTCTCAAACAACCCAACTCGGAccatattaaattaattaatcgATTAACCGGACAAAGAAACTTGGGATCGATTAACcgaaggaggaggaagaagaagaagagtcaATGAAGCAGAGGCTGAAACAACCgtcattattttttatttttcttcgtAAAAAAGTTGTTTCTCATGAGAAGAGATGATAAAGAGGACAGAGGTTATTTGTTTGAGTTATAGGGTTTTTCCCGTTGATAAATTGTAATTTTGGTTAaagagtttttatttttcttggttttggttatatTGGTTAAAGAGATTAAGTTTTTTTGTCCGGTTAATCGATTAATTAACTTAATATGGTTCGAGTTGGGTTGTTTGAGAGGTTGGTTTATTAAGGGACACTTGACGAGATTCTAAGGAGTGGAACAGGATATGAGACAGGGTGTGgtacagaagatccgttgcggtaGTAAACATCTGTATCCACTCGAAAAATTTTAATGACCACCAATGCAATAAATATTATATTGCCTTTCAGGTGCCATGTACCAACCATCAACCAGCAAAACCCTCAAAAAAGATATGGGTAGcggatttttttcctttttctttttcttttttaataaagGAATCATGCTGGTACATAATCTTCTAGCCTGCCACTTTCCAGAAAATCACCACAAGGAGaatttaaaaccaaaaaaaaaaaaaactgaaaaaagaGAAACAGGAGTGAGCATCATTAATAagtgtgtttggacagccaAATAATGGCTAAaaattatttgcttacatcacaaatacaatttccaacacacctttttatcttctcaattatctttttatttcacatacattacatcaccaaaaaaatattacagtaattattccaaataatcacCTATCCTATCCGATTTAAGAAGATGGGAGTTTTGTACGCCGCATGTTTCGGAGGCTCCGACGAGCTTTCAGCGTAATGAGAATGGGTGCCGAGCAAATGGGTGACAAGTCATGAGAAAGGAGGCCAAGAATCTAACCAACCAACACAATCCCTCGGCTTTCAACCAAACTGCTGGCTTACTTGGTAGCTTTAAAACTTAAACGCAAG encodes:
- the LOC113741832 gene encoding uncharacterized protein isoform X2 encodes the protein MKITFHSSLLVNFPFGIPNFITLPVTRRICIGKFALAFRRIHVRRMKTSPVFPRNEAGNYFGYEFDPHADFAQFLEEARKRTCDEGSFKVAPPDTEETRKTESNGEKRNKKSWKSSLFSWLKSDKKSDNLVEPLHGSAAPKLRRGIVSGPIRGSAGGLVPARPRKPVSGPLMSLFNPADKVDGIPYMCLSHLTNPHEAQSYGPVYLVT
- the LOC113741832 gene encoding uncharacterized protein isoform X3, with product MKTSPVFPRNEAGNYFGYEFDPHADFAQFLEEARKRTCDEGSFKVAPPDTEETRKTESNGEKRNKKSWKSSLFSWLKSDKKSDNLVEPLHGSAAPKLRRGIVSGPIRGSAGGLVPARPRKPVSGPLMSLFNPADKVDGIPYMCLSHLTNPHEAQSYGPVYLVT
- the LOC113738658 gene encoding RING-H2 finger protein ATL60-like; this encodes MGDSAGVGDKLDDSGVIELTGKIMVVAVLVLFLVVVFVFFLHLYAKWFWRRRQEDSANNNSSTTTRRRRRFDFAPGYQELTVATALRRGLDPAVLKAIPVIVFNATNDFKDGLECAVCLSEVSESEKIRLLPKCNHGFHVECIDMWFASHSTCPLCRNPVSNQSSFSSNTSPESTTMESILQVPNQEATGGLDGYSAESLDFPTNVLFWGNETQVSTLGPPLEEGNQGLHSAQPPCTSSSSSMMSASTGSRPDGTLVIDIPRHANEDEEPKSPIPTRLRSLKRLLSRDRRVSPRNASDVDVEQQGGRLET
- the LOC113741832 gene encoding uncharacterized protein isoform X1, producing the protein MRKAKGIRYENQEHENYIPLFSSGQFPFWNSEFYHLTSYQKNMVRYPNIIGKFALAFRRIHVRRMKTSPVFPRNEAGNYFGYEFDPHADFAQFLEEARKRTCDEGSFKVAPPDTEETRKTESNGEKRNKKSWKSSLFSWLKSDKKSDNLVEPLHGSAAPKLRRGIVSGPIRGSAGGLVPARPRKPVSGPLMSLFNPADKVDGIPYMCLSHLTNPHEAQSYGPVYLVT